In Desulfosediminicola ganghwensis, a single window of DNA contains:
- a CDS encoding ABC transporter ATP-binding protein translates to MNNSSFASTSPTCLVVESLEFLENGPYSFSLPTGQCVGISGQSGVGKSQMLRALADLIPHSGTITLFGEPIDSVAPQRWRSRVLMVPAESAWWHDTVKPHFTTGLDTELFNRAIVALGFDDDVLNWHVSRLSTGEKQRLALVRALVLQPQVLLLDEPTSGLDAYHTDQLERLISQLRQEQNLSVLWVSHDKEQLARVASSILELKRNSMSMMQPQKVSSKRTQ, encoded by the coding sequence TTGAATAATTCATCTTTCGCCTCAACCTCCCCGACGTGCCTGGTAGTTGAATCTCTTGAGTTTCTGGAAAACGGACCATACAGTTTCTCGCTGCCGACAGGCCAATGCGTCGGTATCAGCGGACAGTCCGGTGTGGGGAAGTCCCAGATGCTGAGGGCTCTTGCCGATCTCATCCCCCACTCCGGCACCATCACTCTTTTCGGGGAGCCGATAGACAGTGTTGCCCCACAAAGGTGGCGAAGCAGAGTCTTGATGGTGCCCGCAGAATCGGCCTGGTGGCATGACACTGTAAAACCACATTTCACCACAGGGTTGGACACTGAACTGTTCAACAGGGCAATCGTGGCACTCGGTTTTGACGACGATGTTTTGAACTGGCATGTGAGCAGGTTGTCCACCGGCGAGAAACAGCGGTTGGCGCTGGTTCGGGCGTTGGTTTTACAACCGCAGGTATTGCTTCTTGATGAACCAACTTCAGGTCTGGATGCATATCACACAGACCAACTCGAACGTCTTATCAGTCAGCTCAGGCAGGAACAGAATCTCTCTGTGCTTTGGGTGAGTCACGATAAGGAACAACTGGCAAGGGTGGCCTCAAGCATTTTAGAGCTTAAAAGAAACTCCATGTCTATGATGCAACCGCAAAAGGTTTCCTCAAAGAGGACACAATGA